The Vigna radiata var. radiata cultivar VC1973A unplaced genomic scaffold, Vradiata_ver6 scaffold_271, whole genome shotgun sequence sequence GGCAACTGAAATTGTAAACTTCTTGCGTGCTTGTACAGTCTGTGAAAAATTCTCACCCAATAACAAAAAGCAAAAATTGTTACAAATTCCATTACCTGAAAATGTATTTGAAGTCATAGGTCTTGACTTTGCTGAAATAGGTAAAAGTTACTTAATTTTAGTAGATTACTTATCCAAATGGATGGAGATCTTAGAAAGATCCTCACATTCCGCTCAATCAGTTATAACAGCCTTAAAACCAATATTTGCAACTCACGGTTACCCAAAAATTGTAATATGTGATAATGTACCCTTTGATGCAGCAGAGTTCAAAAAGTTTATATCTGACCATAATGGTAAGGTGGTAACTACCAGTCCTTGTTATCCACAGGCTCATGGGATGATAGAAGTATATGTAAGAATTgctaaaaagattattttaaaaagtttggaAACCAAAACTGATTTATATGAAATGTTACTAGAATATAGAAATATGCCACTAGCCAGTGTAAATGTTAGCCCAGCCCAAATTTTACTAAGCCGCAGGCTTCGCAGCAATCTACCCATTGATTCAAGGTTACTAAAacccaaaattttaaattatagaacaagaatggtagaaaaccaagtCAGAGTTAAAGAACTGTATGATAGACATGCCCCAAGAGCCCcacaaagttttcaaaatggGCAAATTGTTGCAATTAAGCAAG is a genomic window containing:
- the LOC106754822 gene encoding uncharacterized protein K02A2.6-like — protein: MATEIVNFLRACTVCEKFSPNNKKQKLLQIPLPENVFEVIGLDFAEIGKSYLILVDYLSKWMEILERSSHSAQSVITALKPIFATHGYPKIVICDNVPFDAAEFKKFISDHNGKVVTTSPCYPQAHGMIEVYVRIAKKIILKSLETKTDLYEMLLEYRNMPLASVNVSPAQILLSRRLRSNLPIDSRLLKPKILNYRTRMVENQVRVKELYDRHAPRAPQSFQNGQIVAIKQGKFWEKGTILNHADTPRSYWIKLNNGNVIRRNDFHIKVSSTSTPAHDQRHNFLFDPIEQDDLPEQPADNPQPPIIQQNLPIERPMRDRKLPVWMADYC